A stretch of Eleutherodactylus coqui strain aEleCoq1 chromosome 2, aEleCoq1.hap1, whole genome shotgun sequence DNA encodes these proteins:
- the LYL1 gene encoding protein lyl-1 — protein sequence MCPSDDKGVPSDGTYATMEDDGSSADKQPSTADTLPASPPVSPPESFRDEKRASVGTDGLPAHVPVISLGHSRVALRPELTALCPVPSLMLALPGIRGPLFPHQFHAHPYLPSPFLRASNLIPIFSGRFKRRSHSDILEPPFIVRQPQKVARRVFTNSRERWRQQNVNGAFAELRKLIPTHPPDKKLSKNEILRLAMRYITFLVGLLGDQHNSPPKISTPKRRYTQTVHALVAKVKESHSPPANLPVLDNEERNRRFERIVSPMSGSCGDSVETDEEEGDRESVSSSTSTKMTLITSEVGDSR from the exons ATGTGTCCTTCTGATGACAAAGGGGTACCCAGTGACGGCACATATGCAACAATGGAAGACGATGGAAGCTCTGCAGACAAGCAGCCAAGCACAGCCGACACTCTACCAGCCAGCCCTCCAGTCTCACCCCCTGAATCCTTCAGGGATGAGAAGCGGGCATCGGTGGGAACAGATGGACTGCCTGCCCATGTACCAGTTATCAGTCTGGGACACAGCAGAGTGGCACTGCGGCCAGAACTCACTGCTTTATGCCCTGTACCCTCCTTGATGCTGGCACTACCAGGCATACGGGGACCATTATTTCCACATCAGTTTCATGCTCACCCTTATCTTCCCAG TCCCTTCCTTCGTGCCTCTAACCTGATCCCAATCTTTTCAGGGAGATTTAAGAGGAGAAGCCATTCTGACATTTTGGAACCACCCTTCATAG TACGACAGCCACAAAAAGTTGCTCGCCGAGTCTTTACTAACAGCCGGGAACGCTGGAGACAGCAGAACGTTAATGGTGCCTTCGCTGAACTGCGGAAACTGATCCCTACCCATCCACCTGACAAGAAGTTGAGCAAGAATGAAATCCTCCGTTTGGCTATGCGATACATTACCTTTCTAGTTGGCTTGTTAGGTGACCAACACAATTCACCTCCTAAGATATCAACTCCGAAGAGAAGATACACACAGACTGTCCACGCGTTGGTCGCGAAGGTGAAAGAGAGTCACAGCCCTCCTGCTAACCTGCCTGTTCTGGACAATGAGGAGAGAAACAGGCGCTTTGAGCGTATAGTGTCGCCCATGTCTGGGAGCTGTGGGGATAGCGTGGAGACTGATGAAGAGGAGGGCGACAGAGAAAGTGTTTCCTCCTCAACAAGCACAAAAATGACTCTGATCACATCAGAAGTAGGGGACAGCCGGTGA